In one window of Frigoriglobus tundricola DNA:
- the rpsG gene encoding 30S ribosomal protein S7 — translation MGSKTRTASYDKLAPDTRYGSLLLSKFINCLMHDGKKSVATRVVYDALEQIKKRMPDADPVVVFTEALNNVKPSLEVRSRRVGGANYQVPMQVKPKRAESLAIRWILAAIRAKAGRPTHLRLAEELMAAYQRQGEAMSKREQTIKMAEANKAFSHFAW, via the coding sequence ATGGGCTCCAAAACACGCACGGCCAGTTACGACAAGCTCGCGCCGGACACCCGGTACGGTTCGCTCCTGCTGAGCAAGTTCATCAACTGCCTCATGCACGACGGCAAGAAGTCCGTCGCGACGCGGGTGGTGTACGACGCGCTCGAGCAGATCAAGAAGCGCATGCCGGACGCCGACCCGGTCGTGGTCTTCACCGAGGCGCTCAACAACGTCAAGCCGTCCCTGGAAGTGCGGTCCCGGCGCGTCGGCGGTGCCAACTACCAGGTGCCGATGCAGGTGAAGCCGAAGCGGGCCGAGAGCCTGGCGATCAGGTGGATCCTGGCCGCCATCCGCGCCAAGGCCGGGCGGCCCACGCACCTGCGCCTCGCCGAAGAACTCATGGCCGCCTACCAGCGCCAGGGCGAGGCGATGAGCAAGCGCGAGCAGACGATCAAGATGGCCGAGGCGAACAAGGCGTTCAGCCACTTCGCGTGGTGA